A genomic window from Aurantimicrobium photophilum includes:
- the pknB gene encoding Stk1 family PASTA domain-containing Ser/Thr kinase: MTIAAEDPMIGRLIDGRYQVKSRIARGGMATVYLATDLRLERRVAVKIMHGHLADDSAFKARFVQEARSAARLAHPNVVNVFDQGQDSDMAYLVMEYLPGITLRDLLKDYGKLTPEQTVDIMDAVLQGLAAAHESGIVHRDLKPENVLLADDGRIKLGDFGLARATTANTASGQALLGTIAYLSPELLTRGVADARSDIYAIGIMMYEMLTGEQPFKGEQPMAVAYQHANDKVPAPSASNPAIPVELDEIVEWATTRSPDGRPENAGILLDKLLQAEKVIRTGSSYQDLSTQQTMVMPAGMLIGSDDETQAIGTGALAGLNRKVPIDNPVAALKEISSTRRSRGFWIFGITIVLAVLGATAGWFFSSGPGSLATIPATAGMAPADAQKLVEEAGFTAKVVEANDSTVAVGKVIDTDPKGGSTITRGATVKIMVSLGPKIVDTPAFAGMTEADAKKKSQELGFKLKDPAEQFSADVTKGSVIAALDGKGQPLPAKYPVGGEVQFVVSLGAIPPVDGLSVADATKALTDAGLVVGATNEEFSDVAKGTVISLAVPEGVVTKGTNVTLVVSKGPDLVTVPNVVGKSIKDAIAVLQAAGFGFATEVDQELWDAKAVRSQSPAGDSQAKRGAVVTISNR; encoded by the coding sequence GTGACTATTGCCGCCGAAGACCCCATGATCGGTCGTCTTATCGACGGCAGATACCAGGTCAAGTCGCGCATTGCCCGCGGTGGCATGGCAACCGTCTATCTCGCCACTGATCTTCGCCTCGAGCGTCGGGTTGCGGTCAAGATTATGCACGGTCACCTGGCTGACGACAGCGCATTCAAAGCACGCTTCGTCCAGGAAGCTCGCTCTGCAGCGAGGCTTGCACATCCCAATGTGGTGAATGTTTTTGACCAAGGTCAAGATTCAGACATGGCCTACCTGGTGATGGAATACCTGCCAGGTATTACTCTGCGCGATCTCCTCAAGGACTACGGCAAGCTCACCCCAGAGCAAACTGTCGACATCATGGATGCGGTTCTGCAGGGCCTTGCCGCCGCGCACGAGTCAGGCATTGTTCACCGCGACCTCAAGCCGGAGAACGTTCTGCTCGCTGATGACGGTCGCATCAAACTCGGTGACTTCGGTCTAGCTCGAGCAACCACTGCCAACACGGCATCCGGTCAGGCGCTGCTCGGCACCATCGCGTACCTCTCCCCCGAACTCTTGACTCGTGGTGTCGCAGATGCCCGCAGTGACATCTATGCCATCGGCATCATGATGTATGAAATGCTCACCGGCGAGCAGCCCTTCAAGGGTGAACAGCCCATGGCTGTGGCATACCAACACGCCAACGATAAGGTCCCTGCCCCTTCAGCTTCCAACCCAGCCATTCCAGTCGAACTTGATGAGATTGTGGAGTGGGCAACTACTCGCTCCCCCGACGGCAGACCTGAGAATGCAGGGATTCTGCTCGACAAACTTCTCCAAGCTGAGAAAGTGATTCGCACCGGTTCGAGCTACCAGGACCTTTCAACCCAGCAGACCATGGTTATGCCTGCCGGAATGTTGATTGGTTCTGACGATGAGACACAGGCCATCGGCACAGGAGCTCTCGCTGGCCTGAACCGCAAGGTCCCCATCGATAATCCCGTGGCCGCCCTGAAGGAGATTTCCTCCACACGACGTAGTCGTGGCTTCTGGATTTTTGGCATCACCATTGTTCTAGCCGTTCTGGGCGCCACAGCTGGCTGGTTCTTTAGCTCTGGCCCAGGTTCCCTAGCCACGATTCCTGCGACTGCAGGAATGGCTCCCGCCGATGCTCAGAAGCTGGTCGAAGAAGCTGGCTTTACCGCCAAAGTGGTCGAAGCGAACGACTCCACTGTTGCCGTGGGCAAGGTCATTGACACTGACCCCAAGGGTGGAAGTACCATCACACGTGGCGCAACGGTGAAGATCATGGTCTCACTGGGCCCCAAAATTGTGGACACTCCTGCATTTGCTGGCATGACGGAAGCAGATGCCAAGAAGAAGTCACAAGAGTTGGGCTTCAAACTCAAGGACCCCGCTGAACAATTCTCTGCAGATGTTACCAAGGGTTCTGTGATTGCAGCCCTTGATGGCAAGGGCCAGCCCTTGCCTGCGAAGTATCCCGTCGGTGGCGAAGTTCAGTTCGTCGTCTCCCTCGGAGCTATTCCCCCCGTTGACGGCTTGAGTGTTGCCGATGCAACAAAGGCGCTCACAGATGCGGGTCTCGTGGTCGGTGCAACCAATGAAGAATTCAGCGATGTCGCTAAGGGCACTGTGATCTCACTCGCAGTTCCTGAAGGTGTTGTCACCAAGGGAACAAATGTGACCCTCGTCGTTTCAAAGGGACCTGACCTGGTTACCGTGCCCAACGTTGTTGGAAAGTCCATCAAGGACGCAATTGCTGTCCTCCAGGCAGCTGGCTTTGGTTTTGCAACCGAAGTTGACCAAGAACTGTGGGATGCCAAGGCAGTTCGAAGCCAAAGCCCCGCAGGCGATAGCCAAGCGAAGCGCGGCGCCGTCGTCACAATCTCTAACCGCTAA
- a CDS encoding LysM peptidoglycan-binding domain-containing protein: MSGRNYRSNHEALSSATLPKARKIKKIAAIPVALAAVTSMIFTAQSASADQLPKVDKLPKANAGNSPQQSSVTHSTAAVLRANKYTVVAGDTLRSIAQLHGISSAELLAANGLSWKTMMFAGQQLNIPASTSGTESAEVGESITRHNVSSGETLEAIARSYGVQPRAIMTANGLDRSSRLVVGQRLVIPDAGLMSSMPAVASA; encoded by the coding sequence ATGTCCGGTCGAAACTATCGATCCAACCATGAGGCGCTTTCCTCAGCGACCCTTCCAAAAGCCCGCAAAATAAAGAAGATTGCCGCTATTCCTGTTGCACTCGCCGCAGTAACCAGCATGATCTTCACGGCTCAGTCCGCCTCGGCAGATCAACTGCCCAAGGTAGACAAACTTCCCAAAGCTAATGCGGGGAACTCTCCCCAACAGAGTTCAGTAACGCACTCCACCGCTGCAGTACTTCGCGCAAATAAATACACCGTGGTTGCCGGAGACACCCTGCGGAGCATTGCTCAGCTTCACGGAATCTCTTCTGCAGAACTGCTCGCAGCTAACGGTTTGAGCTGGAAAACCATGATGTTCGCCGGCCAACAGCTCAACATCCCTGCCTCCACTAGTGGTACCGAATCTGCAGAAGTAGGCGAAAGCATTACCCGCCACAACGTGTCTTCTGGTGAAACTCTTGAAGCCATTGCTCGAAGCTATGGTGTGCAGCCACGTGCCATCATGACGGCCAACGGTCTTGACCGTTCCAGCCGCCTCGTTGTCGGCCAACGACTCGTAATTCCAGACGCAGGTCTGATGAGCAGCATGCCCGCTGTTGCCAGCGCGTAA
- a CDS encoding Rv2175c family DNA-binding protein, translated as MANAKTPQTQWLTIPDLMEVLGLNQSQVRRLIEDNILAAKRVDGVLKVPADFIHEGEPLPALQGTIVLLRDVGFDGDELVDWLISEEESLTVSPVDALKAGRKAEVRRIAQALL; from the coding sequence GTGGCTAACGCAAAAACACCCCAGACCCAATGGCTGACAATCCCTGACCTCATGGAGGTCCTCGGGCTCAACCAAAGCCAGGTTCGTCGCCTCATAGAAGACAACATCCTTGCTGCCAAGCGAGTAGATGGTGTGCTCAAGGTTCCTGCGGACTTCATTCACGAAGGCGAGCCTCTGCCGGCACTACAGGGAACCATTGTTCTCCTGCGCGATGTGGGCTTCGACGGTGACGAGCTCGTTGATTGGCTCATCTCGGAAGAAGAAAGCCTCACAGTTTCTCCAGTAGACGCCCTTAAGGCAGGCCGCAAGGCAGAAGTGCGACGTATCGCACAAGCACTTCTCTAA
- a CDS encoding polyprenyl synthetase family protein, whose product MRDQDTWVERVNTRLDQFITDRESIVREVSPDLEPFLEFSREFLSGGKRFRARCALLGYGTQNESTPDHVIDVASALEIFHAAALVHDDIMDKSDTRRGAPSAHRRFEKLHRESGWAGTSEDFGTSSALLFGDLLLAFSDELFSTGIAAETNRPAVRASRIEFDRMRIDVTAGQYLDIVEERAWPVIDKLDALTRAQRVVVYKSAKYSIEAPLVIGAALGGATPEQLESLRAIGLPLGIAFQLRDDLLGVFGDPAVTGKPAGDDLREGKRTVLIALAQQELPATAIRLMDELLGDSDLDDSQISMLQATLTNTGAVDKLEEVIEQQVVLAQKAIASAGFSELATQGLTQLAALVSQRAS is encoded by the coding sequence ATGCGTGACCAAGACACATGGGTTGAGCGAGTAAATACTCGTCTGGACCAGTTCATCACTGACCGTGAATCCATTGTGCGTGAGGTTTCCCCTGATTTGGAACCATTCTTGGAGTTTTCACGGGAGTTTCTCAGCGGCGGAAAGCGCTTCCGTGCGCGTTGTGCACTCCTGGGATATGGCACTCAGAACGAGTCCACTCCTGATCACGTCATCGATGTGGCGAGCGCGTTAGAGATTTTCCACGCTGCCGCCCTGGTTCACGACGACATCATGGATAAGTCCGACACTCGTCGAGGTGCTCCTTCAGCTCACCGTCGCTTTGAAAAGCTGCACCGCGAATCTGGCTGGGCTGGCACAAGCGAAGATTTCGGTACTTCTTCTGCCCTACTCTTTGGTGACCTGCTGCTGGCTTTTAGCGATGAGTTGTTCTCCACGGGTATTGCGGCAGAAACAAACCGCCCCGCGGTGCGCGCTTCTCGTATTGAGTTTGACCGCATGCGTATTGATGTCACCGCAGGCCAATATCTCGACATTGTCGAAGAACGTGCCTGGCCTGTCATCGACAAACTGGATGCCCTCACCCGGGCACAGCGTGTGGTTGTCTACAAGTCAGCAAAGTACTCCATCGAGGCTCCCCTGGTTATTGGTGCAGCTCTCGGTGGCGCCACTCCTGAACAGCTCGAGTCTCTCCGAGCAATTGGTTTACCCCTGGGTATCGCCTTCCAACTGCGAGATGATCTTCTCGGTGTCTTTGGCGACCCTGCCGTCACCGGCAAGCCTGCAGGTGACGACCTGCGCGAGGGAAAGCGAACAGTTCTCATCGCTCTGGCTCAACAAGAGCTTCCTGCCACGGCTATTCGCTTGATGGATGAGCTGTTGGGAGATTCAGATCTTGATGACAGCCAAATCTCAATGCTGCAGGCAACCCTGACGAACACCGGTGCCGTGGACAAGCTTGAAGAAGTCATCGAGCAGCAGGTTGTGTTGGCACAGAAAGCGATCGCCTCTGCCGGATTTAGTGAGCTTGCAACTCAAGGCTTGACTCAGCTGGCAGCGCTCGTGTCCCAACGAGCTTCTTAA
- a CDS encoding DUF3040 domain-containing protein, protein MPLSEHEQRLLDEMERNLYGHDADVTSTAFVGMPRPNYRAIVLGVLIALAGLGGLLAGVMTHMIVIGIVGFVLMFVGVLVAAKPGAPASPTDKKPRSAGSSFMQRMEQRWDERDGGRL, encoded by the coding sequence ATGCCACTGTCCGAGCATGAACAACGACTCCTGGATGAGATGGAGCGTAACCTCTATGGTCACGACGCAGATGTGACTTCGACCGCTTTCGTGGGAATGCCTCGTCCCAACTACCGCGCAATTGTGTTGGGTGTCCTCATCGCGCTCGCCGGTTTGGGTGGTTTGCTCGCTGGTGTCATGACCCACATGATTGTGATCGGCATCGTGGGATTTGTTCTTATGTTTGTTGGTGTACTTGTGGCTGCAAAGCCAGGTGCACCTGCCTCTCCGACGGACAAGAAGCCTCGCTCAGCTGGAAGCTCCTTCATGCAGCGCATGGAACAGCGTTGGGATGAGCGCGATGGTGGCCGCCTCTAG